The following coding sequences lie in one Arachis stenosperma cultivar V10309 chromosome 5, arast.V10309.gnm1.PFL2, whole genome shotgun sequence genomic window:
- the LOC130979953 gene encoding filament-like plant protein 4, with product MDRRGWLWKKKSSDKSKIAENPGSEAEPVSFTLSSVANLEDEDSGKNKNYVQISMESYTHMCALEDQVKALGDKLTTAYSELNSKDNLVKQHATVAEEAVSGWEKADAEVASLRCQLESVTISKLAVEDRASHLDGALKECMKQIRTVKEDSEQKLQDLILMKSQQWEKVKSEFEVKIDKLEQGLRREASENAALLRSLQDSSNKIARLKEEKSEAEAEVEFLKKNVQSCEKEIASLKYELHVISKELDIRNEEKNMIMRSAEVASKKHAEDVRNIAKIETECQRLRGLLRRKLPGLAALAQMKLEVGIPQQVSTPYHRKTCLKADGMQESEFLAKKLEALEEETKTLKEALATSNAELQASRNLYAKTVGRLKTLEAEIQFFHLENVAEKSNLAINFGNSSNRISNKIPSLASISDDGHEEPESPVESSAASTCDLSEIKRVTSVGKFEKEKSETIIELMNDFLEVEKMACLSDNSNVTLGITSKVSDSDGTDKQSDKASKVEETDYIPDKNDKASKHAEHMQDLKETKRMFQEKEQLLVELKEQLASSHKSYNLAEIQLKCMTESYKSLQMHAEYLEAQNKILQENIEELKNDLVEQKKCHDDALVRHRATEEKMQRDKCLVCGSNLGADNGMTTVKDMELAAAEKKLAECQETLYTLGRHLQALCPQIEIPISHLGKRLQTNDMLVKPSHGWSNSNVSGNSNEIEQAEASRCSVPSEIQEVNVEFSSPNCRSTPCLSDTEGCFSVNSSIGSSEPGYMLTESNSSCSASATGKHAQGFRHFSSLKGKNAH from the exons ATGGACCGGCGGGGCTGGCTCTGGAAGAAAAAATCATCTGACAAATCCAAAATTGCTGAGAATCCAGGTTCTGAAGCAGAACCTGTTAGTTTTACATTGTCTTCTGTGGCAAATCTTGAAGATGAG GACAGTGGCAAGAATAAGAACTATGTCCAAATATCAATGGAGTCATACACACATATGTGTGCATTGGAGGATCAAGTAAAGGCTTTGGGAGACAAGCTAACAACAGCTTATTCAGAATTAAATAGCAAAGATAATTTAGTTAAACAGCATGCAACAGTTGCCGAGGAAGCGGTCTCag GGTGGGAAAAAGCTGATGCTGAAGTAGCTTCATTAAGATGTCAACTTGAATCTGTCACTATCTCAAAGCTTGCTGTTGAGGATAGAGCATCTCACTTGGATGGTGCTCTAAAAGAATGCATGAAGCAGATAAGAACTGTTAAGGAAGATAGCGAGCAGAAACTGCAAGACTTGATCCTTATGAAATCCCAGCAGTGGGAAAAAGTTAAGTCAGAGTTTGAAGTGAAAATAGATAAATTGGAGCAAGGACTTCGTCGTGAGGCTAGTGAAAATGCTGCTCTTCTTAGATCCCTGCAAGACAGTTCGAATAAAATAGCGAGActgaaagaagaaaaatctgAAGCTGAGGCTGAAGTAGAGTTTCTAAAGAAGAATGTTCAGTCATGTGAAAAGGAAATAGCTTCACTGAAGTATGAGTTACATGTGATTTCCAAGGAGCTGGATATCCGAAACGAAGAGAAGAATATGATTATGAGATCAGCAGAAGTGGCAAGCAAAAAACATGCAGAGGATGTTAGGAACATTGCCAAGATAGAAACTGAATGTCAAAGACTCCGTGGTCTGCTGCGAAGGAAGTTACCTGGACTGGCTGCATTGGCTCAAATGAAGCTAGAAGTGGGGATTCCGCAACAAGTCAGCACACCCTACCATAGGAAAACTTGTTTAAAAGCTGATGGCATGCAAGAATCTGAGTTTCTTGCCAAAAAGTTGGAGGCATTGGAAGAAGAAACAAAGACATTGAAAGAAGCTTTGGCCACAAGTAATGCTGAACTGCAGGCTTCAAGAAACTTGTATGCCAAAACAGTTGGCAGACTAAAGACCTTAGAAGCAGAGATACAGTTTTTTCATTTAGAAAACGTTGCTGAAAAATCAAATTTGGCAATCAATTTTGGAAACTCATCAAATAGAATTTCCAACAAAATACCAAGCCTCGCTTCTATCTCCGATGACGGGCATGAGGAGCCAGAAAGTCCTGTTGAGTCAAGTGCAGCCTCAACTTGTGACCTTTCTGAAATTAAGAGAGTTACAAGTGTTGGTAaatttgagaaagaaaagagtgAAACTATCATAGAACTGATGAATGACTTTCTGGAAGTGGAGAAAATGGCATGTTTATCGGACAATAGCAATGTAACTCTTGGCATCACTAGCAAAGTTAGTGACTCTGATGGAACAGATAAACAATCAGATAAAGCTTCTAAAGTTGAAGAGACTGATTATATTCCAGACAAAAATGACAAGGCATCCAAACATGCTGAACACATGCAAGATCTCAAGGAAACAAAGCGGATGTTCCAGGAAAAGGAGCAGCTTCTTGTTGAACTGAAAGAACAATTGGCTTCATCTCATAAATCATACAACTTGGCTGAGATTCAGCTGAAGTGTATGACAGAATCCTATAAGTCACTTCAAATGCATGCAGAATATTTAGAAGCTCAAAATAAGATTCTGCAAGAAAATATAGAGGAGCTAAAGAATGACCTTGTGGAGCAAAAGAAATGTCATGATGATGCCTTGGTGAGGCACAGAGCCACTGAAGAGAAAATGCAAAG GGACAAGTGCTTAGTTTGTGGATCCAATTTGGGAGCAGATAATGGCATGACTACTGTGAAG GATATGGAGCTAGCAGCAGCAGAGAAAAAGCTGGCAGAATGTCAAGAGACTTTGTATACTCTTGGTAGGCACCTGCAAGCTCTGTGCCCTCAGATTGAGATACCTATATCTCATCTCGGTAAAAGGCTTCAAACGAATGACATGCTGGTTAAACCAAGTCATGGCTGGTCGAATTCTAATGTGTCCGGTAACTCGAATGAAATTGAACAGGCTGAGGCATCTAGATGTAGTGTTCCTTCCGAGATTCAAGAAGTGAATGTCGAGTTTTCATCGCCTAACTGTCGTTCTACACCGTGTCTTTCAGACACTGAAGGCTGCTTTTCTGTGAACTCTTCAATAGGGTCAAGCGAGCCCGGTTATATGCTTACCGAATCGAATTCCTCTTGTTCTGCCTCTGCTACAGGGAAGCATGCACAGGGATTCAGACACTTCTCTTCTTTAAAAGGGAAGAATGCTCACTAG
- the LOC130982426 gene encoding 60S ribosomal protein L8-3, with protein sequence MGRVIRAQRKGAGSVFKSHTHHRKGAARFRSLDFGERNGYLKGVVTDIIHDPGRGAPLAKVTFRHPFRYKKQTELFVAAEGIYTGQFIYCGKKATLVVGNVLPLRSIPEGAVICNVEHHVGDRGVFARASGDYAIVISHNPDNDTSRIKLPSGSKKIVPSGCRAMIGQVAGGGRTEKPLLKAGNAYHKFRVKRNCWPKVRGVAMNPVEHPHGGGNHQHIGHASTVRRDAPPGQKVGLIAARRTGRLRGQAAATAAKADKTT encoded by the exons ATGGGTAGAGTCATCCGAGCACAGCGTAAGGGTGCCGGGTCCGTCTTCAAGTCCCACACCCATCACCGCAAGGGCGCCGCCAGGTTCCGCAGCCTCGACTTCGGCGAGCGCAACGGTTACCTCAAGGGTGTGGTGACAGACATCATCCACGACCCCGGCCGCGGTGCCCCACTCGCCAAGGTCACTTTCCGCCACCCTTTCAGGTACAAGAAGCAGACGGAGCTGTTCGTGGCCGCTGAAGGTATCTACACCGGTCAGTTCATCTACTGCGGGAAGAAGGCCACACTCGTGGTCGGAAATGTTTTGCCACTCAGATCCATCCCTGAAGGAGCTGTCATTTGCAACGTTGAGCACCACGTTGGTGACCGCGGTGTCTTCGCTAGGGCATCTGGTGATTACGCCATTGTTATCAGCCACAACCCCGATAACGACACTTCTAG GATCAAGCTCCCATCTGGTTCAAAGAAGATTGTGCCAAGTGGATGCAGGGCCATGATTGGACAAGTTGCGGGTGGTGGAAGAACTGAGAAGCCACTCCTCAAGGCTGGTAATGCTTACCACAAATTCAGGGTCAAGAGGAACTGCTGGCCCAAGGTTCGTGGTGTTGCTATGAATCCAGTTGAGCATCCCCATGGAGGAGGTAACCATCAACACATTGGTCATGCCAGTACTGTTAGGCGTGATGCTCCACCCGGCCAAAAGGTTGGTCTCATTGCTGCAAGGAGGACCGGTCGTCTTAGGGGTCAAGCTGCCGCAACTGCTGCTAAGGCTGATAAGACCACTTAA